A window of the Raphanus sativus cultivar WK10039 unplaced genomic scaffold, ASM80110v3 Scaffold1573, whole genome shotgun sequence genome harbors these coding sequences:
- the LOC108828537 gene encoding patellin-1, whose amino-acid sequence MAQEEAQKAADVVVVSTEKPMTDKEVTVPAPVPEKEVTPPVASEEKDEKVTVEAEAEKPAPVTEEEETVVAEKVVVPTPEELEKKALEEFKELVREALNKREFTAPAPTPVKEEKPEEKQPAEESKEEEKTEEKKEEETQEEAVKTEEKPSEPAAAAPAETKPEEKEAVPVTTEKASGAEEDGTKTVEAIEESIVSVTPQESAAPVIVETTVVAEAEPVEPEEVSIYGVPLLQDERSDVILLKFLRARDFKVKEALTMLKNTVQWRKENKIDELVEAAGEEASEFEKMVFAHGVDKEGHVVIYSSYGEFQNKELFSDKEKLNKFLNWRIQLQEKCVRALDFSSPDAKSSFVFVSDFRNAPGLGKRALWQFIRRAVKQFEDNYPEFATRELFINVPWWYIPYYKTFGSIITSPRTRSKMVLAGPSKSVDTIFKYISPEQVPVKYGGLSNDISLTTGDTVTEAIVKPAAKYTIELPASEACTLSWELRVLGADVSYGAQFEPTAEGSYVVIVSKNRKIGLTDEPVITDSFKVGEPGKIVITIDNQTSKKKKVLYRFKTQPRSDL is encoded by the exons ATGGCTCAAGAGGAGGCACAGAAAGCAGCTGATGTTGTGGTGGTCTCAACGGAGAAACCAATGACTGATAAGGAGGTTACGGTTCCTGCTCCAGTGCCTGAGAAGGAGGTGACTCCTCCTGTTGCTTCTGAGGAGAAGGATGAGAAGGTGACCGTAGAGGCTGAGGCAGAGAAACCTGCTCCTgtgacagaagaagaagagacggTTGTAGCTGAGAAAGTGGTTGTTCCTACCCCTGAGGAGCTTGAGAAGAAGGCGCTTGAGGAGTTCAAGGAGCTCGTGAGGGAGGCTTTGAACAAACGTGAATTCACTGCTCCGGCGCCGACTCCGgtgaaagaagagaaaccagaAGAGAAGCAACCGGCGGAGGAAtctaaagaagaagagaaaacagaggagaagaaggaagaagagacaCAAGAAGAAGCCGTCAAGACCGAGGAGAAACCATCAGAACCCGCGGCCGCGGCTCCGGCTGAGACCAAGCCGGAGGAGAAAGAAGCTGTGCCAGTAACCACCGAGAAAGCCTCTGGTGCTGAAGAAGACGGAACCAAGACCGTGGAAGCAATCGAAGAGTCAATCGTCTCCGTCACTCCTCAAGAATCCGCCGCCCCGGTCATCGTAGAGACCACCGTCGTCGCTGAGGCGGAGCCTGTGGAGCCAGAGGAAGTCTCCATCTATGGAGTTCCTCTCCTCCAAGACGAGAGATCCGACGTGATCCTCCTGAAGTTCCTCCGCGCGAGAGACTTCAAGGTCAAGGAAGCTTTGACGATGCTGAAAAACACAGTCCAGTGGCGCAAGGAAAACAAAATCGACGAGCTCGTCGAAGCCGCGGGAGAAGAGGCCAGCGAGTTCGAGAAGATGGTGTTCGCTCACGGCGTGGACAAGGAAGGTCACGTCGTGATCTACAGCTCCTACGGGGAGTTTCAGAACAAGGAGCTATTCTCCGACAAGGAGAAACTCAACAAGTTCCTTAACTGGAGGATTCAGCTTCAAGAGAAGTGTGTGAGGGCTCTTGATTTCAGCAGCCCTGACGCTAAATCTTCGTTCGTGTTCGTCAGTGACTTCAGGAACGCTCCTGGACTCGGCAAGAGAGCCTTATGGCAGTTCATCAGACGTGCGGTCAAGCAGTTCGAAGACAACTATCCCGAGTTCGCCACTAGAGAG TTGTTCATTAATGTCCCATGGTGGTACATTCCTTACTACAAGACATTCGGATCTATCATCACATCGCCAAGGACTAGAAGCAAGATGGTCCTTGCTGGTCCATCCAAGTCTGTTGACACCATTTTCAA ATACATTTCTCCTGAACAAGTCCCGGTTAAGTACGGCGGACTTAGCAATGATATTTCTTTAACCACTGGCGACACTGTCACCGAAGCCATTGTTAAACCAGCAGCTAAATACACCATAGAGTTGCCTGCTTCTGAG GCTTGCACACTCTCGTGGGAGCTTAGGGTTTTGGGTGCAGATGTGAGCTATGGGGCTCAGTTTGAACCGACCGCAGAGGGAAGCTATGTTGTGATTGTTTCTAAAAACCGTAAGATTGGGTTAACTGATGAGCCGGTGATAACCGATTCATTTAAGGTGGGTGAACCAGGGAAGATTGTGATCACAATCGATAACCAGActtccaagaagaagaaagtgctTTACAGGTTCAAAACGCAACCAAGGTCTGATCTTTAA